The Natranaerobius trueperi genome includes a region encoding these proteins:
- a CDS encoding signal peptidase I yields MSKKRKIETVLLVLVITFVLSMVVITIYRQAPTLAVTIRSWSMEPSMTRGDLVAVLPVDCEDLSKGDKVIFRSPEAGICNWTLHRIVCDEKEDGFVTQGDANEVTDQECGMFPPIQSDWVGGVVPTINDKPVKIPLLGYIPLLIEENIYNPVFFNYYHIPCSFSDDCESRPF; encoded by the coding sequence ATGTCTAAAAAGAGAAAAATTGAAACGGTTTTACTCGTTTTAGTTATCACCTTTGTCCTCTCAATGGTTGTGATAACTATTTATCGACAGGCACCTACACTTGCGGTTACTATTCGTTCATGGAGTATGGAGCCTAGTATGACAAGAGGAGATTTGGTAGCAGTTTTACCTGTTGATTGTGAAGACTTATCAAAAGGTGATAAAGTGATTTTTAGATCGCCAGAAGCAGGTATTTGTAATTGGACTCTTCATAGAATTGTATGTGATGAAAAAGAAGACGGTTTTGTAACACAAGGAGATGCAAATGAGGTAACAGATCAAGAATGTGGTATGTTTCCACCTATACAGTCTGATTGGGTTGGTGGAGTAGTTCCAACAATCAACGATAAACCAGTTAAAATTCCTTTATTAGGTTATATTCCGTTATTAATTGAAGAAAATATATACAATCCGGTATTTTTTAATTACTATCATATACCTTGTTCTTTTAGCGATGATTGTGAATCAAGACCTTTTTAG
- the hisS gene encoding histidine--tRNA ligase, whose translation MSKLKGIKDYSENELRHKIKTIIEKHYRRYGFESVETSVLTPMDVLTSKYGGGAEILEEIYRLTDRGDRDLGLRFDLTVPLMKVLREKSESIRKPFKRYEIGKVFRDGPTKKGRLREFTQCDADIVGCDKLLAEVELINMVLDIFEEVGLSVKVKVNNRKILEGYLTSKGIEDEKIDEVILTIDKLEKLEFDTLVKELIDKGLSEQLAKDTLSELTDASYDDLKSIDNQIVQEGLSELSEVTDYIRALGREDYILFTPTLARGLNFYDGLVYEVFTTEGNVTSSIAAGGRYNKGVREVTSSDSSAVGISIGLDVVYELLKDETTTNRDGVLVIPLGKEYEIDALKIATTYRSKGYLAEVEKVDRSIGKSFKYADRTNKRYAIVIGEQEVKENKVTVKDLKTGEELVEPLPNKEQ comes from the coding sequence ATGTCTAAACTTAAAGGAATAAAGGATTACTCTGAAAATGAATTAAGACATAAGATTAAAACTATAATTGAAAAGCATTATAGAAGGTATGGGTTTGAATCTGTAGAAACTTCAGTTTTAACTCCTATGGATGTCCTCACCTCAAAGTATGGTGGAGGAGCTGAAATATTAGAAGAAATCTATCGATTAACTGATAGAGGGGATAGAGACCTGGGCTTAAGGTTTGATTTGACTGTTCCACTTATGAAAGTGCTTAGAGAAAAAAGTGAAAGTATTCGAAAACCATTCAAACGTTATGAAATAGGGAAAGTTTTTAGAGATGGTCCTACAAAAAAGGGAAGGTTACGGGAATTCACTCAATGTGATGCTGACATTGTAGGATGTGATAAACTTTTAGCTGAAGTTGAGCTTATTAATATGGTGCTTGATATTTTTGAAGAAGTTGGGTTAAGTGTAAAAGTGAAAGTTAATAATAGAAAAATTCTTGAGGGTTACTTAACTTCTAAAGGAATAGAAGATGAAAAGATTGATGAAGTTATTTTAACAATTGATAAATTAGAAAAGTTAGAGTTTGATACTCTTGTAAAAGAACTAATTGATAAAGGATTATCTGAACAACTTGCAAAAGATACCCTTTCTGAATTAACAGATGCGTCCTATGATGATTTAAAGAGTATTGATAATCAAATAGTACAAGAAGGTTTGAGTGAATTAAGTGAAGTTACTGATTATATTAGAGCATTAGGTAGAGAAGATTATATTTTATTTACCCCAACTTTAGCTCGGGGACTAAACTTTTATGATGGGTTAGTCTATGAAGTATTTACTACAGAAGGAAATGTTACCTCAAGCATTGCAGCTGGTGGTAGATATAACAAAGGTGTAAGGGAAGTAACTAGTTCTGATAGCTCTGCAGTGGGAATTTCAATTGGATTAGATGTAGTATATGAGCTATTAAAAGATGAGACAACAACAAATAGAGATGGTGTGTTAGTCATACCTTTAGGAAAAGAATATGAAATTGATGCACTGAAAATAGCAACTACATATCGTAGTAAAGGTTATCTAGCAGAAGTAGAAAAGGTTGATAGAAGTATTGGTAAATCTTTTAAATATGCTGACCGTACAAATAAAAGATATGCCATTGTCATAGGAGAACAAGAAGTGAAAGAAAATAAGGTTACAGTAAAAGATCTTAAAACCGGTGAAGAACTTGTTGAACCTTTACCAAATAAAGAGCAGTAG
- a CDS encoding AbgT family transporter produces the protein MSKSTSKQGGLTHHMLNVIEQVGNRLPHPIVLFFILSIGVIFTSFFVSLLDVAVEHPATGELVEVENLLSREGFQSIVSEAVDNFTSFAALGVVIVAMLGVGVADETGLINSALKKLVLGASERYLTSVIVFAGIMSNLAADAGYVVVVPLGAMIFAAKGRHPLAGLAAAFAGVSGGFSANLLVTSVDPLLAGMTAEGAQILDPSYTIAPTANYYFMAVSTVLIVLLGTWVTEKIVTPRLGTYEGKFEGEMKQTTPEENKGLKSALTWLLIAIAVLLLLTVPSNGLLRADGELIGAGTPFMNGIVPIIAVLFFIPALAYGFKVGHIKSSNDIANSLSKGMKDMAGLIALFFVISQFIAYFEWSNMGTILAVNGAEFLESIGLTGLPLIILFVILIGFINLFMGGAATKWAIMSPIFVPMLMELNYSPEFVQLAYRIGDSATNIVAPLMTYFAVVIGFAKKYDEHAGIGTIIATMIPYAIAFKLGWIILLSIWFVLGLPIGPGDTIFLSM, from the coding sequence ATGTCTAAGTCTACTTCTAAACAAGGTGGTTTGACTCATCACATGCTTAATGTCATTGAACAGGTAGGTAATAGACTACCACATCCTATTGTGCTCTTTTTCATTCTTTCCATTGGAGTAATTTTCACATCCTTTTTTGTTAGTCTTCTTGATGTAGCAGTTGAACATCCTGCTACCGGAGAATTAGTGGAAGTGGAAAATCTTCTTTCTCGAGAAGGTTTTCAAAGTATCGTCAGTGAAGCTGTAGACAACTTTACCAGCTTTGCTGCCCTAGGTGTCGTGATAGTTGCTATGTTAGGTGTAGGTGTTGCTGATGAAACTGGTTTAATTAATTCTGCTTTAAAAAAGTTAGTTCTAGGAGCTTCCGAGCGCTACCTAACTTCAGTTATTGTTTTTGCAGGTATTATGTCTAACCTAGCTGCTGATGCTGGTTATGTAGTTGTGGTCCCATTGGGTGCAATGATTTTTGCTGCTAAAGGTAGACACCCCTTAGCTGGACTAGCTGCAGCATTTGCCGGAGTTTCCGGAGGGTTTAGTGCTAACCTGCTCGTAACGTCAGTAGACCCTTTACTAGCAGGTATGACTGCAGAAGGAGCCCAAATTTTAGATCCTAGCTATACTATAGCTCCTACTGCTAATTATTACTTTATGGCTGTCTCTACCGTACTTATTGTTTTACTTGGAACATGGGTGACAGAAAAAATAGTTACCCCTCGATTAGGTACTTATGAAGGTAAGTTTGAAGGTGAAATGAAACAAACAACTCCTGAAGAAAACAAGGGATTAAAATCTGCTTTAACCTGGCTTCTTATAGCTATAGCGGTTCTTTTATTGTTGACTGTACCATCTAATGGCCTTCTACGGGCTGATGGAGAACTCATTGGTGCAGGAACACCATTTATGAATGGAATTGTTCCTATTATAGCTGTTTTATTCTTTATACCTGCCTTAGCTTATGGCTTTAAAGTCGGACACATAAAGAGTAGTAATGATATAGCCAATAGTCTTAGCAAAGGTATGAAAGACATGGCCGGTCTCATTGCTCTATTCTTTGTTATCAGTCAATTTATTGCTTACTTTGAATGGTCAAATATGGGAACAATTTTAGCTGTTAATGGAGCTGAATTTTTAGAAAGTATTGGTCTAACAGGATTACCATTAATTATACTCTTTGTTATTCTAATTGGTTTTATAAACCTTTTCATGGGAGGGGCAGCCACCAAATGGGCTATTATGTCTCCAATTTTTGTTCCTATGTTAATGGAACTTAATTACAGCCCTGAATTTGTACAGCTAGCCTATAGAATTGGTGATTCAGCTACTAATATTGTTGCTCCTTTAATGACCTATTTTGCAGTTGTGATCGGTTTTGCCAAAAAGTATGATGAACATGCTGGAATTGGGACTATTATTGCTACCATGATCCCGTATGCTATTGCTTTTAAGTTAGGTTGGATCATTTTACTTTCAATTTGGTTTGTGTTAGGATTACCTATTGGTCCAGGAGATACAATCTTTCTTAGTATGTAA